A window of Campylobacter concisus contains these coding sequences:
- a CDS encoding pilus assembly protein PilO yields MRQDVLSKIDKYFDAKKQSETNIIFLGSALIIIYIVYMLCFDPSQDFYDERFNSHTKISNDLSRTRDYLRSTSSPSGDKNFKINEETKILETLKGKYSSVLKFNAHFDSKLKELSFLLFNDQNWANFLDNIVSLAKQNNIKILELKSDIKEPNFQKIEQILNIDLTFLGGFKDMLSYINGLEESKLVVDLHKIDVNSTQKELGAKISISVWGMKY; encoded by the coding sequence ATGAGACAAGACGTTTTAAGTAAAATAGATAAATATTTTGACGCAAAAAAACAAAGTGAAACAAATATAATTTTTTTGGGTTCAGCTTTAATTATTATTTATATTGTTTATATGCTTTGCTTTGATCCGTCGCAAGATTTTTATGATGAAAGATTTAATTCGCATACTAAAATTAGCAATGATCTTTCAAGAACAAGAGATTATTTAAGATCGACCAGCTCACCTAGTGGGGATAAAAATTTTAAAATAAATGAAGAGACCAAAATACTTGAAACGCTTAAAGGCAAATATTCTAGTGTTTTAAAATTTAATGCCCATTTTGACTCAAAGCTAAAAGAACTATCATTTTTATTATTTAACGATCAAAATTGGGCAAATTTTTTAGACAACATCGTATCTTTAGCAAAGCAAAATAATATAAAAATTTTAGAATTAAAAAGCGATATAAAAGAGCCAAATTTCCAAAAGATTGAGCAAATTTTAAATATTGACTTGACATTTTTGGGAGGTTTTAAAGATATGCTTTCATATATAAATGGTCTTGAAGAATCAAAGCTAGTAGTTGATCTTCATAAAATTGATGTAAATTCTACCCAAAAAGAGCTTGGCGCTAAGATCTCAATATCTGTTTGGGGGATGAAATACTAA
- a CDS encoding C4-dicarboxylate ABC transporter translates to MLKLRKINDNPIVTLDPYEYEGFRFSNSNVDTLSLSKNILKRDFFISYIEYKDIITATINISRTIDDEDIENNISIKIYEELSLDPAIDYKIVYFESNVEKEDRIFNVFIATNETINKIFKNISKRVPFIDYVVVEPLLYSAIYKKGLLPSTQSDCFLTFRADEAFISIYVNGEYLTSRGLRYTLNYLKDKFIEQSGERVSLESFLDILKTRGLLDSNEEGFSYDLNTVFEDYIFYVNDTINVVNRIYSINIKNIYIDCDYKIERFEKFINTKLGTNATKLNTSTVINSKNLAISERYNMMALYANFYKKEAFNADFNFSNLLRPDPFTKRKSGKFILTCAAAFCLSMSYPLYNYIAGSILEADSQRLSDELDVLNAQAAQIRSTLERLKKEQNDIKGLTDKEEEKLNFRKGLLQEIENKKDHYVMKGLNLFEITDMINNNSVFITNIKNNDKNLTVTVVSDNEKRITQLIKDISKMPKYSVNTKKIKEDRQNNEYESNISIEIRQ, encoded by the coding sequence ATGTTAAAGCTTAGAAAAATTAACGATAATCCAATCGTTACGCTAGATCCTTATGAATATGAAGGTTTTAGATTTTCTAATAGCAATGTCGATACGCTAAGTCTTTCAAAGAATATTCTAAAGCGAGACTTCTTTATATCTTACATCGAGTACAAAGATATAATAACAGCTACCATAAACATCTCAAGAACAATAGATGATGAGGATATTGAAAATAATATCTCGATCAAAATTTACGAAGAGCTCTCTCTTGATCCTGCGATTGACTATAAAATAGTCTATTTTGAAAGCAATGTTGAAAAAGAAGATAGAATTTTTAATGTTTTTATTGCTACAAATGAAACGATAAATAAAATTTTTAAAAATATTTCTAAAAGAGTACCTTTTATAGATTATGTCGTTGTAGAGCCACTTTTATATAGTGCTATCTATAAAAAAGGCTTACTTCCTAGCACTCAGAGTGATTGTTTTTTGACATTTAGGGCCGATGAAGCATTTATAAGCATTTATGTAAATGGTGAATACCTTACATCAAGAGGTTTAAGATACACACTAAATTATCTAAAAGATAAATTTATAGAGCAAAGTGGCGAAAGAGTAAGCCTAGAAAGCTTTTTGGATATCCTAAAGACAAGAGGACTTTTAGATAGCAATGAAGAAGGCTTTAGCTACGATCTAAATACTGTTTTTGAGGACTATATATTTTACGTAAATGACACGATAAATGTTGTCAATAGAATCTATAGCATAAATATAAAAAATATCTATATTGACTGCGACTATAAAATAGAGCGTTTTGAAAAATTTATCAATACAAAGCTCGGCACAAATGCTACGAAATTAAATACAAGCACTGTAATAAATTCTAAAAATTTAGCCATTAGTGAACGATATAACATGATGGCTTTGTATGCAAATTTTTACAAAAAAGAGGCCTTTAATGCCGATTTTAACTTCTCAAATTTGCTTAGACCTGATCCGTTCACAAAAAGAAAAAGTGGTAAATTTATACTGACATGTGCTGCTGCTTTTTGCCTAAGCATGTCCTATCCTCTTTATAATTATATAGCTGGCAGTATTTTAGAAGCAGACTCGCAAAGACTAAGCGATGAGCTTGATGTGCTTAATGCACAAGCAGCACAAATAAGAAGTACTCTTGAAAGACTAAAAAAAGAGCAAAATGATATAAAGGGATTGACTGACAAAGAGGAAGAGAAGCTAAATTTTAGAAAAGGGTTGCTTCAAGAAATTGAAAACAAAAAAGACCATTACGTAATGAAAGGTTTAAATCTTTTTGAAATTACCGATATGATAAACAACAATAGCGTTTTTATAACAAATATTAAAAATAACGATAAAAATTTAACTGTAACGGTTGTTAGCGATAATGAGAAAAGGATTACGCAGCTAATAAAAGATATTAGCAAGATGCCTAAATATTCAGTAAATACAAAAAAAATTAAAGAAGATAGGCAAAACAACGAATATGAAAGTAATATAAGTATAGAGATTAGACAATGA